Proteins from a single region of Punica granatum isolate Tunisia-2019 chromosome 8, ASM765513v2, whole genome shotgun sequence:
- the LOC116188928 gene encoding uncharacterized protein LOC116188928, with amino-acid sequence MAAVVTGPDAKPAASHCCRFELKKYKTAFTCQVCRVESYDAERYRCNHCGEDRHMGCIRLADEIKLGPGPKNIFSTGPVFMLFDTPQKGRNSKNEKWAKNCLVCGMPIRHYSYHAQTTGNKDLNMHPRCAELTTFNTNSRVPLELQTGERHSCVWCGKKRPEGASPAGPTDFYCWSYRLTGGRNRIHVHCYTEMVIEALKSIAQLDDDDNIHIVLKRRRSSDRNELESILSEVLKIGLDVAGIGFTDIFLDLA; translated from the exons CAGGTTTGAGTTGAAGAAATACAAGACGGCGTTCACATGCCAGGTTTGCAGGGTCGAAAGTTACGATGCTGAAAGATATCGGTGCAATCACTGCGGCGAGGATCGGCACATGGGCTGCATTCGACTTGCTGATGAAATCAAACTTGGCCCCGGCCCCAAGAACATCTTCAGCACGGGCCCCGTGTTCATGCTTTTTGATACTCCACAGAAAG GGAGGAATTCGAAAAATGAGAAATGGGCCAAGAACTGTCTGGTGTGCGGGATGCCGATCAGGCATTACAGCTATCACGCTCAGACCACGGGAAACAAGGACTTGAACATGCACCCGCGCTGTGCTGAGCTCACCACATTCAACACCAACAGCCGCGTGCCCCTTGAGCTTCAAACGGGGGAAAGACATAGCTGTGTGTGGTGCGGCAAGAAACGACCTGAGGGAGCGTCCCCAGCTGGCCCGACAGATTTCTACTGTTGGTCATACAGGTTGACAGGGGGCAGGAACCGCATTCATGTGCACTGCTACACAGAAATGGTGATTGAGGCCTTGAAGAGCATTGCTCAGTTGGACGACGATGACAATATACATATCGTCTTGAAACGGAGGAGGAGTTCTGATAGAAATGAGTTGGAATCAATATTAAGCGAAGTTCTTAAAATTGGCCTGGACGTTGCTGGAATAGGATTCACGGATATCTTTCTAGACTTAGCTTGA